The following is a genomic window from Oligoflexus sp..
GGAGTATTGATGTTAACAACGTCTTTACCAATCAGACTTATATCCGCCTTTTGAAGGGCTCAAAGAATAAACTCGCGACCACCGATTCCGGAACTGGGATTTTCACAGTCGGCATAAAAGCCAAAGCCGACACGAAACCCGACAGCATCTCCGTTTATGCGGGAGCCGAGCCCGTCCTTCTGGCAAAAAAACCATTTGATGAGATCGCGCGAATTACAAAAATGCTGGATGACGGATACTTGATAGAAGTTGATATGAGCCTCGTCCCACCGAGCACGGAAGATCTTGAGCTTTTCGTTGAAGGACAAGGCAAAGTCTATGTCCACGCGAAATTGAAAAAGCATAGGTCAGAACCTTCGCTTTGACCGTACGAACCCACAAAGGCAGCCAGGCCGCCAGTTCCGACCCTCATTATTGGTGTCATTTTGGCTGTATTATCCTCAAGTTTTTCTGCCCTACCCTGCAGGTAATCGCTCACCAATGCGTTCTACCTGTGACCCTCTATTTGTTTTTTTGAATCATCGTCACAGGAAGGATCCGAACCCCTATGAAATCACTGTCTTCACTTATCTCAGGCGCCCTCGTCCTCAGTGCCATGCTTGTGGCCTGCGGGGCAACGGACGAAGATTCCCAGGTTAAAATGAATGCGGTTCCGACTTACGAAAGCAACAGCGTCGTGAGGGTTCGCGACGCGGAGTCGATCTTCTTCGCTTATGTGACAGTGAATCCTCAGAGCGGGGCGAGAAAAGGCTATCGCTTTGATTGCGATACTATTCCGAAGTTGAGACGCTTGATTTCATCTACGGGATTTCCCACTGATTTTCTGAGTTCGACTCCTATCTATGACTTCGATAGCAAGGATGCCCAGGATCTTAAACTGGATGAGCAGCCACGACTCAGCTGCAGCAATCCGGACAAGGCCTTATATAAAGTCGACTTTGCCGATAAAACCCGCTTCTTCTTTGCCGATACCAGCAAATCCAGGACCCGTCTTTACAATCTTGGTTGCCAAAGCCTTGTCGACAACATGGGCTTTCAGATCGATGCCGCGACGACCGTAACTCCGGATTTTATTTCAAATCTAAAGATATTCTCGGCGGATGATAACGACGATATCAGCTGCATCGGTGGCATTGAGATCGGGGCCAAACTCCAGTGGACCACTCCGACGAACAGCATTCTGACCCTGAAGAAGGCGGATCGTTTGCCCTTGACGACATTTGCGGCCCGGAAAGCCGATGGAACGCAGGCGGCATTAACCTTGGCCCGCACGGGAAAATGCGACTGGGTGGAGAGCACCGCAGTGAACGGCGCTCTTCTGATCACAGGTCAAACTCCTTATGATTTCCAAGGCCAGGTGAGCTGCACTCTGGAAATCAAGGCCGAAGAAGGAAGCTCGCGCGCCGAAAGCAAAACATTCCAAATCAATGCACTCCCCCTTCCGGTTGAAAGCAATGGTTGGATCCGTGATCCTCTCTCCGATACTGGTGTCGGCGGTGCTTTGGGTGAAGCTGGTGATGGCCTTTGCAACGGCAAGGAAAACTGCGTGTATAATGACCCACGTGGCCGACTGTGGTCGAGAGTTGATAACACCTACCGCAATTTCGATGATGCGCAAACCTTTTGTTTCAAACTGGTCTACGGCGGCTACAGTGATTGGCGACTACCCACCGTCGCAGAACTCAAGCAGGCCGTCACGGACAAGGTCTATGACCTGGCGCCCATCGACAAGTTGGATCTCTATTCCTATTCGTGGTCAGTCAACGTTGTGCCAACGGATACCACCCAGGCCTACTATGTGAGCCTAATCGATGGAACGGATCGTCCCCTCACCAAGAAGACAGTTCTCATGCATAACTGCATTCGCTGAGGGCGGGAATTAGCCCAGCTTATGGTTTCGGCAGGGCCTGGGCCCTGCCCGGTTTGCCAGACGGCCAAACTCCGATAAACATTGGCCTGAACTGTCTCCAATTGCCTACTGTTAACTCTTGCTTCGCTTCCGATTAGATGATATCGGTAGGTCGCTTTGTTTCCTATGTATGGCATGGACTGCAGGCTCTTTCCAAGTAAGGGACCTAACGTGTTGCGATCACCATTCCTTTTTATCGTCTCAGCTTTAATGTTTTCCTGCGGTAAAGATTCCAACAGTGAGCTGAAAAGATCCGCCACCCCCAATGATCCAAACGTTCGCGTTGTTCGCGTGATGGACGGCTCTGTCATGAAATTTGTGATGGTGTCCGGCAATAAAGGCTACGAACTTTCCTGTAGCGACCCTCTTGGTTTGCTTCGACTTGTCGATGCCACAGGCTTTCCCAGCGTGCTTCTGAACGCGTATCCGCCCATTTCAATGGATAACGCTGCCGATTTGAAAATTGACCAGCAGCCTAAGATGACCTGTAAATCGGACGACAAGCTGCTTTATAAAGCCGACCTGGATGGCAGGACCAAATATTTCTTTGGGGCCAAGGGTTCGACCAAACTGTACATGTTCGGTTGTCAGGGCCTCGTCGATGCCATGGGTTTTGATATCATGAAAGCACGGACCCTTGATCCCATGCTGATCGATGAAAACCCTATTTTTGATGTTTCCGACGAACAGGATCTGAACTGCCTTCAGGGTATTGCGATCGGCAGCAAATCCAGCTGGGACACAGCCCGCGAAGGATCCATCGTCGTGACGCCAGGCAAGGAATTGCCGGTCCTGACCTATTCGGCGAAGGACCCCAATGGTGTGAATGCACCCCTGACTTTGACGCAGGAAGGCAAGTGCGATTGGCTGAATGTTGTGAACCTGCCGACGGCTCTGGTGATCAACGGCACTGTTCCCCTTGAGTTCACAGAGCAAAGCTGCAAGCTCAAGGTCACTGCAGCGGCAGGCACTATCACAGAAGATTCCAAAAACCTTGTGATCGAGACCTGTCGACCCAATACCATCAACGTGGGCGGCGTGTGCAAGGGAATCGCGGCAATACCCAAGGTCTATAAATGGTCCGCTACAGAGAGCGTCTATACTCCGGGCGTTGATTTTGCCAGCGAACAGCTCGGTTTCCGCGCTGCCATGGACCGCATCTATAGGACGACCGATGGCGGACAGAGCTGGACCAGCATCATCAATGCTCGGGCCGAAACCATGTCCTTCAGCAGCCCTACATCGGGTTGGTATTCAGGCGAAGGCAACGGCTTTGTCTATCGGACGAACGATGGCGGCGCGACCTTCAACCCGGTTGCCATTCCCTTTAAGGTGATGTGGAAACAGCTTTTTGCGCCCGGTGAAACCAATGTATGGGTGACGGGCTATTACAATCAGATGGTCCGGACGCGTGATGCGGGCTCCACATGGCAGGAAGTCCGCCTTCCCATATTCCCCGATTACAGCATTCGCTCTTTGGAGTTCGTTTCTCCGTCCATAGTCTTCGTGTATGTCAATACACCTGGCTCGAACGCAGCCAACCAGGTCTGGCGTTCTTTGGATGGCGGTGAATCCTGGCAGCAGGTCTTGACCCTCGACTACAAGGAAGGGCTCAACGACCTTCATGCCCGCACGGCGAACCATGCCTGGGTCGCAAACCGCTTCACTATTTATCGAACTGCTGACGGGGGCAAGACCTGGGAAAAACCCAAGTTTATGCCTGCTGTAAGCGGCGTAGATCAGGTGGCCTTTTACGATGAGCAGGTCGGTTGGGCCATCGCCACCCTTCCCGACGCAGCCTATAAAAGTCTGCTTGTCACCCGCGATGGGGGTGTCACTTGGACTGTTTCCAGTCAATCTAAAATTGAAGGGATGACGAACTTTTTGAATCTGAAAGTTCTGAACCCGTCTCTCGTGGTCGGCTATGACGACCGCGGTAATACCCTACGTATCTCAGCTGATTAGCATCGGCCCCCGGTTGTCTCAGTGCATGGGTGTGTTGCGACCCGGAAACGCTTTAGCTTATTTTTTAGCGTTTCCCTGCAACATCTTCATGAGCTGAGCATCCGTATTAAGCCAAGCTTGACCATTATATCGAGTAGCCAGGAGTGTATGCGTGTTTAAAAGGAAAGATTTCTGTGGATTAGGCTTTGTTGCAGCCCTCTTGTCGGCATGCAGCGCCGCGCCTTCGGACAGTGTGCTGTCGCAAAATGCCAAGGCCGAAGATCCCAACACCACTGTGATTCGGGTGCGTGACAACGATTTGATTCGTTTTGTCATGGTATCCAACGGCAAGGGTTACGAGCTGACCTGTAAAAACCCCAGCGGTCTTCTCAAGTTGGTGGACGCTACGGGCTTTCCAAGCAGCCTTTTGAGCAACTACCCTGCGAAATCCATTGATAGCGAAGAAGTTCTGGCGCTCAAGATTGATGAGCAACCGAAACTTGACTGCGAAGCCGGCCCTCGGATCCTCTACAAGTCAAATTTGGGTGGTCAGGACAAATACTTCTTTGCTGAAAAGCGCGGCTCCAACACCCTTTATATGTTCGGTTGTCAGGCACTCGCTGACGCCATGGGCTTTGATCTGAGCAAGGCTCGTGCTCTGGATCCGACCCTGATTGAAGACGGAATCTTCGACGCCAGCGATGAATTCGATATCAATTGTCTTTCCGGTGTTTCCATCGGCGCTAAAGCCCGCTGGGACCTTGGCGATGACAAACAGGTTTTCGTAGCTCCCAAACAGAAAATCCCAACGTTCTCGTTCAGCGTCCGTAATCCGAATGGCACCCAGGCTCCTCTTACAATGACAACCGAAGGCGCCTGTGAATGGATTCAACCCACACAGCTTCCTACTGTTCTCTTGATCAATGGCGAAGTGCCGCTATCGTTCCGCGGCCAGCAATGTAAAGTCACAATCACCGCCTCGGTGGGTACTGTGATGGAAGATAAGAGAGTCCTGGAATTCAAAACCTGCGCGAATAATGCAATTTTGGGCTCCAATGGTCAGTGCTACGCGTTGGTCAGCCGCTTGACCACCGACAGCAGCCCTGCCGACAAGGGCGGAGTGATTTATTCACCAGCACTTGATATGGCTGATGCTCAGAACGGGTGGTTCGTGGGCATGGTGAATAACGATGGCGTCGTCTTTGGGACCAAGGACGGAGCAACCTGGAGCCAGATCCTGAAAACTCCAGAATCCATCGATGACGTCGCAGCTGTAAACAAGGACATCGTATGGGTTTCCGGCGGACAGGGCCTTGTGGCCAAAACCGTGGACGGTGGTAAAACCTGGACGACCGTGAAAACCGGCTCCAATGAATTCACGCCTTTTGTCTCCGCAGTCGATGCAGACTCGGCCTGGGCAGCTACTTATAACAATGTTTATAAGACTGTGAATGGCGGTCAAACCTGGAGCAAGCTCAATCCTCCAGTCGGGACAGGGTTTGGTAATATCAACGACATGAAATTTGCCGATCGCAGCAACGGTTATGTGCTGACGAAAACTGGTATTGCGGCTTTGTCTACTCTGTTTGCGACAAACGATGGTGGTTTGAGCTGGCGCGCCCTTCAAATCCCACGTAATTCGCCTAACAATGCGGCGGAATTCCTTTCGATGCACGTCCTTGACGCCAACGTGATCTCTCTGATTTCGTCTGCTGGTTATGTTTACCGTTCGGAAGATGGCGGTCTCACGTTCAGCCAGTCGAAAGTTTTTGGTCAGGGTGAAGGTAGCATCGGCTGTTTCAATTTCGTCGATTCTCAGACGGGTTTTCTGGCACTGGGTACTCGCATCCTTTCCACTCGCGACGGTGGGCGGAGCTGGGGCCAGCTTCTGACCGGCGAAAACGCGGACAATCTTGTTGTCTGTGATTTCGTCGATCCATCGAACGGTTGGTTTATCAACAACTGGGGCACTGTTACCAAAGCATCTGCGCTTTAATTGCTTAACAATAGGTTTGAGACCATGATGAAAACGCTGAAGAAATTAAGCTTCGCCCTGCTTTGCTTAGGAAGCCTGGGCGACGCACAGGCTGCCTCCGAGCAGTTCTGCTCGAGCAGCTATCTGGCCAGCTGCAGCTCGTTGAATAACGATGAGTGCCTGACCAAGTATCATGCATGCGGGCAGTACGATGCGATTATCCAGCATTTCGCGGCCGAAGATGGCAGCGGCGGTGCGGTTGCCAGGTATTTCAAAGGCGTTTCCTATCATGGTCTTTATGTTCGCAATCGGGCCAAGAGTCTTCAGTGCCAGTTCGCGAAGTCGGCCCGGACTGAGCTGGCCGCTTATCTTTACATGATGAAGGACAAAGGGTTGGCCGATCCTGTTGATTTCGATCGGGTCTATCTTGCTTCCAAAATCATCGACAGTCTGCGCACCGTCTCCGGCTGTTTGGAAAATGGTGTGACCGAGGATGAGATTCGCTTCCGCGTGGCTGACTATGCGGATAAGCGCCTCAAATCACTCTTTATCGGCGGATCGTCCAACGACGCACTCGGTGTTGCGATCCAAAACACCAAGTCGAATCTTCAAACGACCATCAGCGGTTTTGTCACCAAAGCCGTAAAATTGGAAACTCAGGTGGAGCTGCGCAGGACGGCACTGGTGGCGTCGCAGGAGCGCCTGGGCTTAATCGCCAAAGCCTTTGAGGAAAACCTGGGTACAATTCAGGTGACCCGCAATGAGAGGGGTGACGTGAATGGACTCGGATTGAAGGTCGATTCCTCCCGGGGCCTTGTCCAAGCCCAAATCAAATCCGGGGCTTGGCGGGAAAAAGTCGAATCCATCGAGCGTCAGCTTCTTGCGGCCTTTGACGGCGTCAACGTCAATGACTACGAAAAAGCTCGTCAGAACTTCGTCATTCGCGGCCGCTATACCCGCGAGGAAGCGACGAGCAATCTGAATCTGAACACAAAAATCACACAAACTGCGCCCTTGGCCGCAATCAAAACTGAAATCCAGAGTCCTCTGGATCAGAATGGACCGGCTGCCACCATAGCTCGAATCGAAAAAAGCCTTCGTGAGTCGGCTAATGGTTCCGCGGAGTGCGCCTTCTATAGTCCCTGGTACTGCCAGGAATCCGCCGAGTTGATGCGAGCGATCCCTAATACTGGAGCATTCCCATGAGATCAAAAATTTCGAAAGCCTCAAAATCGCGCCTTTTGCTGTGGCCGGTGGTAGGCGCGAGCCTTTTAGCATCTCATATGGCCTTCGCCTTCAACGGTCGGTATACGTTCAATGATCTTGACGTTTTCTGGAAAAACACCTTGAAAGGTGAGCAGGGTCCTCGTTTGGACCTTTATCAAGGCGTGCTGAAAGATATGGACAACACGCCACCTGAGCAAAGATCACGGCAGGAAGGATCCTGGCAGAAAGATCAAAATACTGTCGTCAAGGTTCCTTACTTCGTCGAACCCCTGCCGTCCGACAGCGCGGCTGAGCTATCGCGTCGTGAGTTGACGCTTCACCTTTACATGAACCGCGAATCCGCCTATGAGGCGCCCGCTCCTGCGACACCTACTGAACTTTTGGCTACCAAGGCTTTGGTGCGGAAGCAGCAGGCGACACTTGCCGGCCGGCGTCTGCAGGCGGCTTATGAACTCTTCGTCATCAAACTCATTCGCTATCGCGAAGGTGGAAGTTTGATCCAGAAATGCCAGGCTTTGGAAGAGGCCGAGCGCTATCTGAAGCTGGGCGATGGCCAGGTGGTTACGGACACCAGCAGCTACGACCCGACGGCTTTGAAGAATTATGCCGATCTTTTGGCCAACCGCTATAACAACGATCTGAGCACCAAATTGGTGTGTCTTGCCAAGCCGGCTCAGGACCGAGCGGAATCCCTGGCTCGTATTGAAACTCAGGTGAATCGCCGGATTGTTGCTTCGCTTGAAAAAGAATCCACACAGACCCTTGCCCCTATTCAGGCGATGGTGGCGGAGACCTTTGAGCCCATTCTGGACCGTGTTTATAAAATTGATCCTTTGACGGGACCTCTTCTGCAATTCGAGCAGGATGTCCGGGCCGCAGGAGCCAGCCTTACCCTGGTCAACGACGATCTCTTCAAAATTCAAAGCGTGATTCCGACTCTCGATAAGATTGATTTCAATCTGATTCGTCAGACTTCCAAGGTGGCTTTTGTTCCTGAAGCCATCGAAAAGGTGAATGCCAAGCAGAAGATGTTGAATGACTTCACTCGGCAGTTCCTGGTGAATCTGGAGAAGCTTCAGGACCTCGTGCCCACTACCGAAAAATCCAACTTTGCAGGTTGTGCGG
Proteins encoded in this region:
- a CDS encoding DUF1566 domain-containing protein translates to MKSLSSLISGALVLSAMLVACGATDEDSQVKMNAVPTYESNSVVRVRDAESIFFAYVTVNPQSGARKGYRFDCDTIPKLRRLISSTGFPTDFLSSTPIYDFDSKDAQDLKLDEQPRLSCSNPDKALYKVDFADKTRFFFADTSKSRTRLYNLGCQSLVDNMGFQIDAATTVTPDFISNLKIFSADDNDDISCIGGIEIGAKLQWTTPTNSILTLKKADRLPLTTFAARKADGTQAALTLARTGKCDWVESTAVNGALLITGQTPYDFQGQVSCTLEIKAEEGSSRAESKTFQINALPLPVESNGWIRDPLSDTGVGGALGEAGDGLCNGKENCVYNDPRGRLWSRVDNTYRNFDDAQTFCFKLVYGGYSDWRLPTVAELKQAVTDKVYDLAPIDKLDLYSYSWSVNVVPTDTTQAYYVSLIDGTDRPLTKKTVLMHNCIR
- a CDS encoding WD40/YVTN/BNR-like repeat-containing protein, producing the protein MKFVMVSGNKGYELSCSDPLGLLRLVDATGFPSVLLNAYPPISMDNAADLKIDQQPKMTCKSDDKLLYKADLDGRTKYFFGAKGSTKLYMFGCQGLVDAMGFDIMKARTLDPMLIDENPIFDVSDEQDLNCLQGIAIGSKSSWDTAREGSIVVTPGKELPVLTYSAKDPNGVNAPLTLTQEGKCDWLNVVNLPTALVINGTVPLEFTEQSCKLKVTAAAGTITEDSKNLVIETCRPNTINVGGVCKGIAAIPKVYKWSATESVYTPGVDFASEQLGFRAAMDRIYRTTDGGQSWTSIINARAETMSFSSPTSGWYSGEGNGFVYRTNDGGATFNPVAIPFKVMWKQLFAPGETNVWVTGYYNQMVRTRDAGSTWQEVRLPIFPDYSIRSLEFVSPSIVFVYVNTPGSNAANQVWRSLDGGESWQQVLTLDYKEGLNDLHARTANHAWVANRFTIYRTADGGKTWEKPKFMPAVSGVDQVAFYDEQVGWAIATLPDAAYKSLLVTRDGGVTWTVSSQSKIEGMTNFLNLKVLNPSLVVGYDDRGNTLRISAD